The region CCAGGGTATTTGTGGATGGAGGCGCCCATGGATTGGGCTCGAACGGCAAATCCGCCCCCATGGACGGGGGCTATTTGCCGCACGGAACAAATACCCTGGCCGTAGGCTTATTTTGTAAAATCAAATGTAAAAAACAAATGATTAACTGCATATCTCACGGATTCAGGTATACCTTTTCCGTCGCTGCAGGGTTATACTTTCCCATGGCTGGCGAAGGCCAAAGGAAGTCAAATCAATTAGTTGGATTCCGGTCCTTGCCGGAATCCACGGATTCAGGGAATTATCCTAAGTTTCATCGATAGTCAGGCCTAATATGTTTGCAGTCATCGACAATTACGACTCTTTCACCTACAACCTCGTACAGGCGCTGGCCACACTCGGGGCGGACGTGCGGGTCTTTCGAAACGACGAGATCACGGTAGGCGCCCTCATGGATCTTGCCCCGGACCATCTGCTCGTCTCGCCGGGGCCATGTACGCCGAACGAGGCCGGAATCTCGGTGGATGCCATCCGTGCCTTTGCCGGCAGGATCCCCATTCTTGGGGTCTGCCTCGGGCACCAGGCCATAGGAGTGGCCTTCGGGGGTCGCGTGGTGCGGGCTAAGCGGCTCATGCACGGAAAGACCTCCATGATCCGCCATGACGGAAAGGGTGTCTTTAAAGGGCTTTCAAACCCCTTTGAGGCCATGCGGTACCACTCCCTGATCGTTGAGGCAGAGGGCCTTCCTGCGTGTCTCGAGCCCTCGGCCTGGTCTGAGACGGACGAACTCATGGGCATGCGCCACCGTGAGTTTCT is a window of Deltaproteobacteria bacterium DNA encoding:
- a CDS encoding aminodeoxychorismate/anthranilate synthase component II translates to MFAVIDNYDSFTYNLVQALATLGADVRVFRNDEITVGALMDLAPDHLLVSPGPCTPNEAGISVDAIRAFAGRIPILGVCLGHQAIGVAFGGRVVRAKRLMHGKTSMIRHDGKGVFKGLSNPFEAMRYHSLIVEAEGLPACLEPSAWSETDELMGMRHREFLVEGVQFHPESIMTPEGGRLLRNFLEM